The Candidatus Palauibacter polyketidifaciens genome contains the following window.
GGACGATTGCCCTCTCCCGTCTCTTCCGCGTCGTGGAGAGCGCGAGCCGCCTGCGGCGGGAGGGCCGGGAGGTCCTCATCGTGACTTCGGGAGCGGTGGGCCTGGGACGCGTCGCCCTCCAGCTCCCGGAGCCGCCCGAGACGGCCTCGCTGAAGCAGACGTGCGCCGCGATCGGCCAGAGCCGGCTCATGGAACTCTACCAGCAGGGGTTTGCCCGGCTAGGCGTCACCTGCGCGCAGATCCTCATCACGTGGACGGACTTCGACGACCGGGTGCGCTACCTGAACCTGCACGAGACGCTCCAGAGTCTGTTCCGGCTCGGCGTCGTCCCCGTCGTGAACGAGAACGACGCGATCTCGCTGAACGATCGCGTGTATCGGGGAACGGGCAAGCGGCCGATCTTCGACGACAATGACCGGCTCGGGGCGCTGGTCGCGAGCGAACTGGCGGCGGATCTCATCGTGCTCCTCACGGACGTTCCGGGCGTCATGACGGCCGATCCCAGACGCGACCCGGACGCGAGGCTCGTCGGCCGGATCGACCGGCCCGATGAACACGGACTCGACGTGGACGGGCGCTCCGGGCTCGGCCGGGGCGGGATGGCGAGCAAGCTGGAGGCGGCCCGCGTCGCGTCGCGCGGGGGTTGCCACACCGTCATCGCTTCGGGGGTCGATCCGGGCGCGCTCGACCGCGTGCTGGCCGGCGAGGAGGAGGGAACGTGGATCCCGCCGCGCGCCGCCCTCTCCTCGCGCAGCCGCTGGATCGCCTACTGTTCACACCCGCGCGGGACGCTGGTCCTGGCGGAGGGCGCAGAGGAACGTCTACGGAGCGGCGAGCCGCTGCGGGCCGGGGATGTCGCGCGGGCGGACGGCGCGTTCCGGCGGGGCGACGTGGTCGAAGTTCGGGCGCTCGATGAATCGCTGGTCGGACGGGGCGTCGTCGCGCTCGACTCGCGACTCGTCCTCCAGGCGGCCTCACATCAGGCGGCCTCACATCAGGCGGGAGCCGGCGTTCAGGTCGTGGGGCGGGAGCATCTCATCCTCAAGGAATCATGATGGAAGCGATTGAATTGAAGTCGGAACGGACGGAGACGCCGACGGAGACGCTGAGGGAGCGGGCGGCCGGAGTACGGGCGGCGCAACGCACAATCGGAAGCGCCGAGGCGGAGCGCCGGGCGGCGGCGCTGCGCGCGCTGAAGACGGTTCTGGTCCGATCGCGGGACGAGATCTCACGGGCGAATGACGAGGATCTGGCGCGCGCGGCGGAGGAAGGGCTTTCCGGATCCCTCCTCCACCGGCTGGGGCTCCCCGATGCCAAGTTCGAGAGCCTGCTCGAGGGGATCGACGCGCTGGTCGAGGGCGAGGACCCGATCGACCGCGTCCTCACACGCACGGAGCTCGATGAAGGTCTCGTCCTCGAACGCGTGCGCAGCCCGCTCGGCGTCCTCCTCATCATCTTCGAGAGTCGGCCCGACGCGGTGATCCAGATCGGGTCGCTCGCCATCCGCTCCGGGAACGGAGTCATCATGAAGGGCGGCCGCGAGGCGGCGCGCTCGAACGAGGTGCTCGTCGGCTGCCTGCAGCAGGCGCTGGAGGAGGCCGGCCTCGATCGCCGCGCCGTCCTCGGCGTCCCGGACCGGCGGGATGTCGACGAACTGCTCGCGCTCGACGACCTCATCGACCTCGTGATCCCGCGGGGGTCGGGTGCGCTGGTGCGCTCGATCCAGGAGCGGAGCCGGATTCCGGTGCTGGGTCACGCGGAGGGGGTGTGCCACCTCTACGTCGACGCGTCGGCGGATCCGGAGATGGCCGTGCGGCTCGCCGTGGACGGCAAGTGCGACTACCCGGCGGCCTGCAACGCGACCGAGACGCTGCTCGTGCACGAGTCGTTCCTGCCGCGGTTGGGACCGGTCGGCGAGGCGCTCCGCGAGCGCGGCGTCGAACTCCGCTGCGACGAACCCTCCCGCCGGGTCCTGCCGTGGGCCGAGGCCGCCTCCGAGAAGGACTGGGGAGTCGAGTTCGGCGACCTCACGCTGGCCGTGCGGACCGTGGCCGGTCCGGAAGAAGCCATCGACTTCATTCACACGCACGGGAGCAGCCACACCGATGCGATCGTGGCCGAGGACCCGGCCGTCGCGGAGCGCTTCCTGAAGGCGGTGGACGCCGCGAGCGTGTTCCACAACGCGAGCACCCGCTTCGCGGACGGGTTCCGCTACGGGCTCGGGGCGGAGGTGGGCATCAGCACGGCCCGCATCCACGCGCGCGGACCCGTCGGCGTCGAAG
Protein-coding sequences here:
- the proB gene encoding glutamate 5-kinase, whose translation is MSQLQPVSTPDGAVAPAVTRQAIATADRVVLKVGTGVVTHDDGTIALSRLFRVVESASRLRREGREVLIVTSGAVGLGRVALQLPEPPETASLKQTCAAIGQSRLMELYQQGFARLGVTCAQILITWTDFDDRVRYLNLHETLQSLFRLGVVPVVNENDAISLNDRVYRGTGKRPIFDDNDRLGALVASELAADLIVLLTDVPGVMTADPRRDPDARLVGRIDRPDEHGLDVDGRSGLGRGGMASKLEAARVASRGGCHTVIASGVDPGALDRVLAGEEEGTWIPPRAALSSRSRWIAYCSHPRGTLVLAEGAEERLRSGEPLRAGDVARADGAFRRGDVVEVRALDESLVGRGVVALDSRLVLQAASHQAASHQAGAGVQVVGREHLILKES
- a CDS encoding glutamate-5-semialdehyde dehydrogenase, which produces MMEAIELKSERTETPTETLRERAAGVRAAQRTIGSAEAERRAAALRALKTVLVRSRDEISRANDEDLARAAEEGLSGSLLHRLGLPDAKFESLLEGIDALVEGEDPIDRVLTRTELDEGLVLERVRSPLGVLLIIFESRPDAVIQIGSLAIRSGNGVIMKGGREAARSNEVLVGCLQQALEEAGLDRRAVLGVPDRRDVDELLALDDLIDLVIPRGSGALVRSIQERSRIPVLGHAEGVCHLYVDASADPEMAVRLAVDGKCDYPAACNATETLLVHESFLPRLGPVGEALRERGVELRCDEPSRRVLPWAEAASEKDWGVEFGDLTLAVRTVAGPEEAIDFIHTHGSSHTDAIVAEDPAVAERFLKAVDAASVFHNASTRFADGFRYGLGAEVGISTARIHARGPVGVEGLLTTRWLLRGEGQGAADYGPGKRAFTHRPLDCQPLS